In Leptodesmis sichuanensis A121, the following are encoded in one genomic region:
- the uraH gene encoding hydroxyisourate hydrolase — protein MSGKLTTHVLDTMHGCPAANLTIVLWSIQPKSGQKTLIKTVITNADGRTDAPLLTGDEFTAGVYELEFAIGSYFAAKDSTLPQPPFLDRVPIQFGIADPSSHYHVPLLASPWSYSTYRGS, from the coding sequence ATGTCTGGCAAACTCACTACTCATGTGCTCGATACCATGCATGGATGTCCGGCGGCCAACCTGACGATCGTCCTCTGGTCAATCCAACCGAAATCAGGACAGAAGACGCTTATTAAAACTGTCATCACTAATGCTGATGGTCGTACCGATGCGCCGCTACTGACGGGAGACGAATTCACCGCAGGCGTGTATGAGTTGGAGTTCGCGATCGGCTCCTACTTTGCTGCCAAAGACAGTACCCTGCCGCAACCGCCATTTCTCGATCGCGTTCCCATTCAATTTGGCATCGCTGATCCCAGCAGTCATTACCACGTTCCGCTTCTGGCCTCTCCCTGGTCTTACAGCACCTATCGAGGCAGTTAA
- a CDS encoding N-acetylmuramoyl-L-alanine amidase produces the protein MKPYSLSPLASSLFPSLCTIALLAAPVQAQATLYVAYPPNTHETTANQIFLIGTAPKGGVVRVNGQAIVRNAAGHFAPSFPLQVGKNEFVVTYGDQQVKLNVTRTSPSPPLNSLAFAKDSLTPAVPLGRLPKEWICFGAIAPQGATVNVQLADAGSFPLQPQTHSVDLPPNSAVLIQQNQPIPVVAPNAYQGCIRVAAAKHLGKPSFELTLAGTTTRQEGPASVQILSPTQLEVAEVTVDAGTARTGPSTDYSRLTPLPKGTQATITGYEGDWVRLDYGGWIKRSEVQVRSASVPPSSLIRSITSRQVGDWTEIIFPLQVPVPVSVQQGDRTFTLTLHNTTAQTDTIKLSTDPLIARLDWQQVQPGQVQYVFNLKTNQQWGYRLRYEGTSLVLSLKHPPRGRSGVRDRGSGRSNSKPLTGIKILLDPGHGGAEDTGAKGPTGYPEKDVALKVTKLLRKELEQRGATIIMTRTEDVDLGLKERVEMIDREQPAIALSLHYNALPDNGDALNTKGVATFWYNTQAHSLAMFLHNYLVRTLKRPSYGVFWNNLALTRPTVAPSVLLELGFMINPDEFEWIVNPKEQQRLAKVLADAVVEWFGSRNGLSQ, from the coding sequence ATGAAACCTTATTCTCTATCCCCTCTTGCTTCTTCCCTCTTCCCATCTCTCTGCACGATCGCCCTGCTTGCCGCTCCTGTCCAAGCCCAAGCGACCCTTTATGTTGCCTATCCCCCTAACACTCACGAAACAACGGCTAACCAGATTTTTTTAATTGGTACGGCTCCCAAAGGAGGAGTCGTGCGGGTGAATGGGCAGGCGATCGTCCGTAATGCCGCTGGCCATTTTGCTCCCAGTTTCCCCCTGCAGGTAGGAAAGAATGAATTTGTTGTTACCTATGGCGATCAGCAGGTGAAGTTGAACGTCACTCGAACCTCTCCTAGCCCTCCGTTAAACAGTCTGGCCTTTGCGAAAGATTCTCTGACTCCTGCCGTCCCGCTGGGTCGCTTACCGAAGGAGTGGATTTGTTTTGGGGCGATCGCGCCGCAAGGAGCAACCGTTAACGTGCAACTGGCTGATGCCGGATCCTTTCCCCTGCAGCCGCAAACCCACTCCGTAGACCTACCACCCAACTCCGCTGTGCTCATCCAGCAAAACCAACCCATACCTGTTGTTGCTCCTAACGCTTACCAGGGGTGTATTCGGGTAGCAGCGGCAAAGCATTTAGGGAAACCCAGCTTTGAACTGACTCTGGCCGGAACCACAACCCGTCAAGAAGGCCCAGCAAGTGTCCAGATTTTATCTCCTACTCAGTTAGAGGTGGCCGAAGTAACTGTCGATGCTGGAACCGCTCGGACTGGCCCCAGTACAGATTATTCCCGATTGACTCCCCTCCCCAAAGGTACCCAGGCTACCATTACTGGCTACGAAGGGGATTGGGTGCGCCTGGATTACGGCGGCTGGATTAAACGCAGCGAAGTCCAGGTTCGTTCAGCATCAGTCCCCCCATCTTCGCTGATTCGCAGCATTACTTCCCGTCAGGTGGGCGATTGGACAGAGATTATCTTTCCCCTGCAAGTGCCGGTGCCGGTGAGTGTGCAACAGGGCGATCGCACCTTCACCCTGACCCTGCATAACACGACTGCCCAGACAGACACGATTAAACTCAGTACCGATCCCCTCATTGCTCGCCTGGATTGGCAACAGGTGCAACCCGGTCAGGTGCAGTATGTGTTCAATCTCAAAACAAACCAGCAATGGGGCTATCGATTGCGCTACGAGGGAACCAGTTTAGTTCTGTCGTTAAAACATCCGCCGCGGGGGCGATCAGGGGTCAGGGATCGGGGATCGGGCAGAAGTAACTCTAAGCCTTTGACAGGAATTAAAATTTTGCTGGATCCGGGACATGGGGGGGCAGAAGATACAGGGGCAAAGGGGCCAACGGGGTATCCGGAGAAGGATGTGGCATTAAAGGTTACAAAATTACTGAGAAAGGAACTGGAGCAGCGGGGGGCAACCATTATCATGACTCGCACCGAGGATGTGGATTTGGGGTTGAAAGAACGGGTGGAAATGATCGACCGGGAACAGCCCGCGATCGCGCTCAGCCTGCATTACAATGCTCTTCCCGATAATGGTGATGCCCTTAACACAAAAGGAGTCGCCACTTTCTGGTACAACACCCAGGCCCACAGTTTGGCCATGTTTTTGCATAATTATTTGGTGAGAACTCTAAAGCGCCCTTCCTATGGGGTTTTCTGGAATAATCTGGCACTCACCCGTCCTACGGTGGCTCCCTCGGTGTTGCTGGAACTGGGGTTCATGATCAATCCCGATGAGTTTGAGTGGATTGTTAACCCGAAGGAACAACAGCGATTAGCTAAGGTTTTAGCCGATGCGGTGGTGGAGTGGTTTGGCAGCCGAAACGGGTTGAGTCAATGA
- a CDS encoding glycoside hydrolase family 19 protein, whose protein sequence is MSPQLDIWRVQAFQRLITLIGAMKGGVCPSDELIDELVRSLSKLPARPAGKPPYLGIFAIQDCTQGRQKAIERLRVLSNTLQGDLCPADGYVDDLIRALSNLPKRPADKPPYAGLFPKSTIRMMTASDLLKIAPEAPAKRVEQIAPNLNRTMVEFNITTLLCQAHFLAQTAHESDRFNAMEEYASGAEYEWRSDLGNIYPGDGVRYKGRGLIQITGRTNYRDCGRALGVDLVSNPTRLADPDLACRSAGWYWSTRQLNRDAARDDVRTVTRVINGGYNGLDDRIQLLTAAKRVLGI, encoded by the coding sequence ATGTCCCCCCAACTAGACATCTGGAGAGTACAAGCATTTCAGCGATTAATTACGTTGATTGGTGCGATGAAGGGAGGAGTCTGTCCCAGTGACGAATTAATTGATGAACTGGTGCGATCGCTCAGTAAACTTCCAGCCCGCCCTGCCGGTAAACCTCCTTACCTGGGAATTTTTGCCATCCAGGACTGCACTCAGGGTAGACAGAAAGCGATCGAACGGCTACGGGTGCTAAGCAATACCTTGCAAGGTGATCTGTGTCCTGCCGATGGCTATGTGGATGATTTGATTCGTGCCCTCAGCAATCTTCCCAAGCGGCCAGCCGATAAGCCACCTTATGCGGGTCTGTTTCCTAAAAGTACTATCAGAATGATGACGGCCAGCGACTTACTGAAGATTGCTCCGGAAGCTCCAGCTAAGCGAGTAGAGCAGATAGCTCCCAATTTGAATCGCACCATGGTTGAGTTTAACATCACCACTCTCCTGTGCCAGGCTCACTTTTTAGCCCAGACTGCTCACGAGTCCGATCGCTTCAATGCCATGGAAGAATACGCTTCTGGTGCGGAATACGAATGGCGGAGTGACCTGGGTAATATCTATCCAGGAGATGGCGTGCGTTATAAGGGTCGGGGATTGATCCAAATTACTGGACGTACCAACTACCGCGACTGTGGTAGGGCATTAGGCGTTGATCTGGTCAGTAATCCCACCCGCCTGGCAGATCCGGATCTGGCTTGCCGCAGTGCTGGGTGGTATTGGAGTACCCGTCAACTAAACAGGGATGCCGCTCGCGATGATGTGCGAACTGTCACCCGTGTGATTAATGGTGGATATAACGGTTTGGACGATCGCATCCAACTCCTGACGGCAGCTAAACGAGTGCTGGGAATTTAA
- a CDS encoding Uma2 family endonuclease encodes MVTTAKSQTLEEFLQHPETKPASEFINGEVSQKPMPQGEHSRLQWKMCEAVNQVSEAQKIACAFPELRCTFGGASIVPDVAVFRWERIPRTESGKVANRFNLHPDWAIEILSPDQSQTKVLGNLLHCSEQGTELGWLLYPAEESILVVFADQRVQLLSGDRSLPILSGIPLSLTVKQVFSWLKL; translated from the coding sequence ATGGTAACAACGGCAAAATCCCAGACACTGGAGGAGTTCTTACAACATCCAGAGACAAAGCCTGCGTCTGAATTTATCAATGGAGAGGTAAGTCAGAAGCCCATGCCCCAGGGAGAACATAGCCGCTTGCAGTGGAAAATGTGTGAAGCTGTGAATCAGGTATCCGAGGCTCAAAAAATAGCCTGTGCCTTTCCAGAACTTCGCTGTACCTTTGGTGGCGCTTCCATTGTGCCGGATGTTGCGGTCTTTCGCTGGGAACGTATTCCCCGCACGGAGTCTGGCAAAGTTGCCAATCGTTTCAATCTCCATCCCGATTGGGCCATTGAGATCCTTTCCCCTGACCAGAGCCAAACAAAGGTATTGGGCAACCTGCTTCACTGCTCTGAACAGGGGACAGAACTGGGGTGGCTACTATACCCAGCAGAGGAAAGCATTCTGGTTGTCTTTGCCGATCAACGGGTGCAGTTGCTCAGCGGCGATCGCTCCCTCCCGATTCTCAGCGGCATTCCGCTATCCTTAACGGTGAAGCAGGTGTTTAGCTGGTTGAAGTTGTAA
- the pth gene encoding aminoacyl-tRNA hydrolase, whose amino-acid sequence MAGWWMIKLQLSMTETQEKIDSKTPNPVIPQLIVGLGNPGPKYDRTRHNVGFEIVDVLAQRWQISLSEQKKFQGILGEGISSGRQKIRLLKPQTYMNNSGQSIRAVVDWYKLLPESVLVIYDDMDLPIGKLRMRLSGSAGGHNGMKSTIAHLGTQAFPRLRIGIGSAREGERDRDTVSHVLGKFSPSERAIIAEVIQLAADAVELSLRQGVEKAMSLYNNRSIPES is encoded by the coding sequence ATGGCTGGATGGTGGATGATCAAGTTGCAACTGAGCATGACTGAAACTCAGGAAAAAATAGACTCCAAAACTCCTAACCCAGTTATTCCCCAACTCATTGTAGGTCTGGGAAATCCAGGCCCCAAGTACGATCGCACCCGCCACAATGTGGGCTTTGAGATTGTAGATGTACTGGCTCAGCGATGGCAGATTTCCTTATCGGAGCAAAAAAAGTTTCAGGGCATTCTTGGCGAAGGAATTAGCTCTGGTAGACAAAAAATTCGGTTACTGAAACCCCAGACTTATATGAATAATTCTGGGCAATCCATCCGCGCTGTAGTGGACTGGTATAAGTTGCTTCCAGAATCGGTATTGGTGATTTATGACGATATGGATTTGCCCATCGGCAAGTTACGAATGCGGCTATCGGGTTCCGCTGGCGGACACAATGGTATGAAATCGACGATCGCTCACCTGGGAACCCAGGCCTTTCCCCGTCTGCGAATTGGGATTGGCAGCGCCAGAGAGGGGGAGCGCGATCGGGATACGGTTTCCCATGTGCTGGGTAAATTTTCTCCTTCGGAACGAGCCATTATCGCAGAGGTGATCCAACTGGCTGCCGATGCGGTGGAACTAAGCTTGCGACAGGGGGTTGAAAAAGCCATGAGCCTATACAACAATCGCAGCATCCCTGAGAGTTGA
- the cax gene encoding calcium/proton exchanger gives MPFKTLIPLILLIFVPLSIAADLLHWGETVIFFTSALAIVPLSIWLSTATEKVAVVTGPSIGGLVNAIFGNATELIISLVALKEGLIDIVKASITGTLLSDLLLLMGIAMLAGGIRYKEQKFQPILAQVNGSSMTLAVTAIALPTLVINTSNVVDTVAIRNLSLVAATVLIIVYGLTLVFSLGTHSYLYDIGLADEEPAEISPDSTPTNPRSKLFFWVAVLLASTVAVAFESDLFVDVVDSETSRIGLTPLFTGVILLPLISDVAAFVMMVRLSIKNKMDLTVATATGDSLLVALFVAPVLVFVGQLIGQPIDLNFNPFQVIAVAIAVAITNLITFNGRSNWLDGSLLLATYIVLGVAFYYHPA, from the coding sequence ATGCCGTTCAAAACTCTGATTCCCCTGATTCTGCTGATTTTTGTGCCGCTCTCCATTGCCGCCGACCTGCTGCATTGGGGTGAAACGGTCATCTTTTTCACGTCTGCCCTGGCGATCGTTCCCCTATCCATCTGGCTGAGTACGGCAACCGAGAAAGTGGCGGTAGTCACAGGCCCGTCTATTGGCGGATTAGTCAATGCCATTTTCGGTAATGCCACCGAATTGATTATTTCCCTGGTGGCGCTGAAAGAGGGATTGATTGATATTGTCAAAGCCAGTATCACCGGCACCTTGCTCAGCGATCTGTTGTTACTCATGGGGATTGCCATGCTGGCGGGAGGGATTCGTTATAAGGAGCAAAAGTTTCAGCCCATTCTGGCTCAGGTGAATGGTTCTTCGATGACTCTGGCCGTTACCGCGATCGCCCTTCCCACCCTGGTGATTAATACCTCCAATGTGGTTGATACTGTGGCAATTCGCAATCTCTCCCTGGTTGCAGCCACAGTTCTAATCATTGTCTATGGATTGACACTGGTGTTTTCTCTGGGCACCCATAGCTACCTCTATGACATTGGTTTGGCGGATGAAGAGCCAGCAGAAATCTCTCCTGATAGCACGCCCACCAATCCGCGATCGAAATTGTTCTTCTGGGTCGCGGTACTGCTCGCGTCTACCGTGGCCGTGGCCTTTGAATCTGATCTGTTTGTGGATGTAGTGGATTCTGAAACCTCACGAATAGGGCTGACCCCTCTCTTCACTGGAGTCATTCTGCTGCCCCTCATCAGTGATGTGGCCGCGTTTGTGATGATGGTACGGTTATCCATTAAAAATAAAATGGATTTAACGGTCGCCACAGCCACCGGGGATAGTTTGCTGGTTGCCCTGTTTGTTGCTCCAGTCCTCGTCTTTGTTGGGCAACTGATTGGTCAACCGATTGACCTCAACTTCAACCCCTTTCAGGTGATTGCCGTGGCGATCGCGGTAGCCATCACCAATCTAATCACCTTCAATGGTCGCTCCAACTGGCTCGACGGCTCCCTTCTCCTGGCTACCTACATTGTTTTGGGCGTGGCGTTTTATTACCACCCCGCTTAA
- the obgE gene encoding GTPase ObgE, whose translation MQFIDQAEIQVQAGDGGDGLVAFRREKYVPAGGPSGGNGGRGGSVILKAVENLQTLLDFRYNHLFKAENGKRGGPNNRTGASGNDRIIEVPCGTMVFDAETDEVLGDLVAPNQTLCVAQGGKGGLGNAHFLSNSNRAPEKALPGLPGESRFLRLELKLLAEVGIIGLPNAGKSTLIAAVSAARPKIADYPFTTLVPNLGVVRKPSGDGTVFADIPGLIEGAHLGIGLGHDFLRHVERTRLLLHLIDVTSEDPIANYQMIQDELQAYGRGLSDRPQILALNKLDALDKTGDDLEALTQKLEQLSHAPVFQISAATRLGLDALLNRIWQTLDSMETEGAGISVHQLE comes from the coding sequence ATGCAATTTATTGATCAGGCAGAAATTCAGGTGCAGGCAGGAGATGGCGGCGATGGGCTGGTGGCCTTTCGTCGGGAAAAGTATGTGCCTGCGGGAGGGCCATCGGGTGGCAACGGGGGCCGGGGTGGTTCTGTAATCCTGAAGGCGGTGGAAAATCTGCAAACATTGTTGGACTTTCGCTATAACCACCTGTTCAAAGCCGAGAACGGTAAGCGAGGTGGCCCCAATAACCGGACGGGGGCATCGGGAAACGATCGCATCATTGAAGTTCCCTGCGGCACGATGGTGTTTGATGCTGAGACAGATGAAGTGCTGGGTGATCTGGTGGCTCCCAATCAGACCTTATGTGTGGCCCAGGGTGGCAAAGGTGGTCTGGGTAATGCTCACTTTCTCAGCAATTCTAATCGTGCCCCAGAGAAAGCCTTACCCGGATTACCAGGAGAATCTCGATTTTTGCGTCTGGAACTAAAACTCCTGGCAGAAGTTGGCATTATTGGCTTACCCAATGCAGGCAAATCGACTCTCATTGCAGCGGTTTCTGCGGCTCGTCCCAAAATTGCCGATTATCCCTTCACTACCCTGGTGCCTAACCTGGGAGTCGTCCGTAAACCCAGCGGCGATGGCACCGTTTTTGCCGATATTCCAGGACTGATTGAAGGAGCACATTTAGGCATTGGTTTAGGGCATGATTTCCTGCGCCACGTTGAGCGGACTCGCCTGCTGCTGCATCTCATTGATGTCACCAGTGAAGACCCGATCGCCAATTACCAGATGATCCAGGACGAACTGCAAGCGTATGGACGCGGACTCAGCGATCGCCCGCAAATTCTGGCCTTAAACAAACTGGATGCTCTGGATAAAACCGGAGATGATCTGGAAGCTCTCACCCAAAAGCTGGAACAACTTAGCCACGCGCCTGTCTTTCAAATCTCCGCTGCCACCCGTCTGGGACTCGATGCCCTCCTGAACCGCATCTGGCAAACCCTCGACAGCATGGAAACAGAAGGAGCGGGGATCAGTGTTCATCAACTGGAGTAA
- a CDS encoding DnaJ domain-containing protein, whose translation MPDLSHYYKILGIKAGTSQAEVKQAYRRLAKLWHPDRFSHDLALKQQAEEKLKAINEAYQYLKDYQPSVPAATSPPDTTQQSAQASVSTKLTGAEKCYERAAEYGRAGQYKEALEELSVAIRLNPDYVQAYRYRGFVHSMLGFELGAEADLRKARDLEWEQAYAARKAKRQAEEAARQRSTAQSQSARSPRSASPPSNPPQPNPHWLHLQTLIGHQGGVTAIALSGDGRLLASGSRDCTIRLWNLRTGQVFCTLSGHTAPITAIALSADANLLISGSEDQTLRFWRIKTGTLLRTLSGYKAVFTTLALSADRQLLVAGGQTGRVHFWLLNSNPITHGVYDQEDPVLSVALSRDGQQVLTGSNHHVITMYQGRTGELLRTWAAHSTVSTAIALHPTNQSFAVGGEDGLIQCWADQTTQSDRSSRLLTGHQGAITSLTFTPDGRYLISGSRDRTVRIWNSGTWELLAILTGHTQAVTSVASSQNGQWIVSSSLDHTIRLWRQEQPRS comes from the coding sequence ATGCCCGATCTGAGTCACTATTACAAAATCCTGGGGATTAAAGCGGGAACATCCCAGGCCGAAGTGAAACAAGCCTACCGGAGACTGGCAAAACTATGGCATCCCGATCGCTTCTCTCATGATCTGGCTTTGAAGCAACAGGCGGAGGAGAAACTGAAAGCCATTAATGAAGCTTACCAGTATCTCAAAGACTATCAGCCATCCGTTCCTGCTGCCACCAGCCCTCCTGATACAACCCAACAGTCTGCTCAAGCATCGGTTTCAACTAAATTAACTGGGGCGGAAAAGTGTTACGAGCGAGCTGCCGAATATGGGCGGGCCGGACAGTACAAGGAAGCCCTGGAAGAACTGAGTGTGGCGATTCGGCTGAATCCCGATTACGTGCAAGCTTACCGCTATCGGGGCTTTGTCCACTCCATGCTGGGATTTGAGTTGGGTGCTGAGGCCGATTTGAGAAAAGCCAGAGATCTGGAATGGGAACAAGCCTATGCGGCCCGAAAAGCCAAACGTCAGGCGGAAGAGGCAGCCCGCCAGCGCTCTACTGCCCAATCCCAGTCTGCCCGCTCGCCGCGATCGGCCTCTCCTCCCTCCAATCCTCCCCAACCCAATCCCCACTGGCTGCATCTGCAAACCCTGATCGGCCATCAAGGTGGAGTGACCGCGATCGCCCTGAGTGGAGATGGCAGACTGCTGGCCAGTGGTAGCCGCGACTGCACGATTAGGCTGTGGAATTTGCGGACTGGTCAAGTGTTTTGTACCCTGTCAGGCCATACGGCTCCGATCACGGCGATCGCTCTCAGTGCTGATGCAAACTTACTCATCAGTGGTAGCGAGGATCAAACCCTGCGATTCTGGCGTATCAAAACTGGAACTTTACTCCGCACCCTATCAGGGTATAAAGCCGTTTTTACTACCCTGGCCTTAAGTGCTGACCGTCAGCTTCTGGTGGCAGGTGGACAGACTGGTCGAGTGCATTTCTGGTTGTTAAACTCTAATCCCATTACTCATGGAGTTTACGACCAGGAAGATCCTGTATTGTCGGTTGCTCTCAGTCGAGATGGGCAACAGGTGCTCACGGGCAGCAATCATCACGTAATTACGATGTATCAGGGTAGAACGGGGGAATTGCTCCGTACATGGGCAGCACACTCTACGGTCAGTACCGCGATCGCCCTGCACCCAACCAATCAATCCTTTGCTGTTGGTGGGGAAGATGGCCTGATTCAGTGCTGGGCCGATCAGACAACTCAGTCCGATCGCTCCAGCCGTTTGCTAACGGGTCATCAGGGAGCCATCACTTCACTGACTTTTACTCCTGATGGTCGCTATCTCATCAGTGGCAGCCGCGATCGTACCGTCCGCATCTGGAACTCTGGCACCTGGGAGTTACTCGCTATCTTGACCGGACATACTCAGGCTGTTACCTCGGTTGCCTCTAGCCAGAATGGTCAGTGGATCGTCAGCAGTAGCCTGGATCATACGATCAGGCTGTGGAGACAGGAACAGCCGCGATCGTGA
- a CDS encoding caspase family protein — MGVTRREFLQRVGMVLAGWGASHLGWATLSRGYGAVLAAPTGRRLALLVGINQYPTGSGLAGCVTDVELQRELLMHRFGLKAADILTLTDQQATRTAIETAFVEHLMRQARSGDGVVFHFSGLGSTVAGKTPGSPQASLVTAEATIPDGEAPLVNDILEETLRLLLRSLKTDQVTTILDTSHHYPGHPLQGNLRVRAFPNPSMAQPRAAEVAFQQQLAKQLGGSRDRGITTVQTDPFPGVVLRAGQLATEVHWSQFSAGLFTYTLTQTLWQSLPASTIQISLAQANQQIGQLTNQQQPQLSGQRSQDSRLTPYFFNPVMPGADGVVTEVEEPGKTIHLWLGGLPAALVEYYGANSLLSLQPQDSATATTPVQVQIITREGLTARAKLYQPDQLSDFIDQSTEVKVGQGVQESVRVLPRHVGLTVALDDNLERIERVDAISALSSIPHISSAIAGERPADCLLSKIPTAEVTQLASLPTTTLSDLTPPPPTTISYGLFSQGRDIILNTTGEGGEAIKRAVRRLVPKLQTLLANKWLNLTTNDKTSQLGVRVTLELLTPEEKPLTRQDTVRHPQAIAQKLKELPVPADAIAQLAAGSRIRYRVENYGDRPLYPLLITLNSSNQLVPIHIPMVQPPTSPSDPPTTEPTLAPGDSVTLPTLPLGIDWAVQGPAGLATAYLICSRSPFPRTLVALASGQRSTPNFALGSAIANPIEVTQAILQDLHQPNLANHIPNAGDYWILDTTTWATFRFAYQVV, encoded by the coding sequence ATGGGCGTAACGCGGCGGGAATTTTTGCAACGGGTGGGGATGGTGCTGGCTGGCTGGGGGGCCAGTCATTTGGGCTGGGCAACCCTGAGCAGGGGCTATGGAGCGGTACTGGCGGCTCCCACTGGACGCAGATTGGCCCTCTTGGTGGGAATTAATCAATATCCGACAGGCTCAGGGTTGGCGGGATGTGTGACGGATGTAGAACTGCAACGGGAGTTACTGATGCATCGCTTTGGGCTAAAAGCGGCAGATATTCTCACGTTGACGGATCAGCAGGCGACTCGTACCGCGATCGAAACGGCCTTTGTGGAACATCTGATGCGGCAGGCCCGATCTGGTGATGGGGTGGTGTTTCATTTCAGCGGATTAGGGAGCACCGTAGCCGGGAAAACCCCAGGCTCCCCTCAAGCCAGTCTGGTTACAGCAGAGGCAACCATTCCAGATGGTGAAGCACCGCTAGTGAATGACATTCTGGAGGAAACACTGAGGCTGTTGCTGCGATCTCTGAAAACGGATCAGGTGACGACCATTCTGGATACCAGCCATCACTATCCAGGGCATCCTCTGCAGGGAAATTTGCGGGTGCGGGCTTTTCCCAATCCCTCAATGGCCCAACCCAGGGCAGCAGAAGTGGCCTTTCAGCAACAATTGGCGAAGCAGTTGGGGGGAAGTCGCGATCGGGGAATTACAACAGTTCAAACAGATCCCTTTCCAGGAGTGGTGTTAAGAGCGGGGCAACTGGCTACAGAAGTTCACTGGAGCCAGTTCAGTGCTGGATTATTCACTTACACCCTGACCCAAACCCTATGGCAAAGCTTACCTGCCAGTACGATTCAGATCAGTCTGGCTCAGGCGAATCAGCAAATTGGCCAGTTAACTAATCAACAACAACCGCAACTCAGTGGACAAAGGAGTCAGGATTCCAGACTCACTCCCTACTTCTTCAATCCGGTGATGCCGGGAGCCGATGGGGTTGTGACTGAGGTTGAGGAACCTGGAAAAACAATCCATCTCTGGCTGGGAGGATTACCTGCTGCTCTGGTGGAATACTACGGCGCAAACTCCTTACTGTCCCTGCAACCGCAGGATTCAGCAACGGCTACGACCCCGGTACAGGTCCAGATCATTACCCGTGAAGGGTTAACGGCCAGGGCAAAACTGTATCAGCCGGATCAGTTATCCGATTTTATTGATCAGTCAACCGAGGTTAAGGTCGGACAGGGGGTGCAGGAGTCTGTTCGGGTGCTGCCACGTCATGTTGGCCTCACTGTAGCCCTGGATGACAATCTAGAACGAATTGAACGGGTGGATGCTATCAGTGCACTCTCCTCGATTCCCCATATTTCATCAGCGATCGCCGGAGAACGTCCTGCCGATTGCCTGCTCAGCAAAATTCCCACAGCCGAAGTCACTCAGTTAGCATCCCTACCCACAACAACTCTCAGCGACCTGACTCCCCCCCCCCCGACTACCATCAGTTACGGATTGTTTTCTCAAGGCCGCGATATTATTCTGAACACAACGGGGGAAGGCGGAGAAGCCATTAAGCGGGCTGTGCGCCGTCTGGTGCCCAAATTGCAGACGCTATTAGCCAACAAATGGTTGAACTTGACAACCAACGATAAAACGTCGCAACTGGGAGTGCGCGTTACTCTGGAACTGTTGACCCCGGAGGAAAAGCCGCTGACCCGGCAGGATACTGTTCGTCACCCCCAGGCGATCGCTCAGAAACTGAAGGAGTTGCCCGTTCCCGCCGATGCGATCGCCCAACTCGCTGCCGGGAGTCGCATCCGGTACCGGGTAGAAAATTATGGCGATCGTCCCCTCTATCCCCTGCTGATTACCCTCAACAGCTCTAACCAACTGGTGCCGATCCACATTCCCATGGTTCAACCCCCCACCAGTCCCTCAGATCCCCCCACGACTGAACCCACCCTGGCTCCCGGTGATAGCGTGACGTTACCCACCTTGCCCCTGGGAATCGATTGGGCAGTTCAGGGGCCTGCAGGTCTGGCCACGGCTTACCTGATCTGTAGTCGGTCTCCCTTTCCCCGAACTCTGGTGGCTCTCGCTTCAGGACAGCGATCGACCCCTAATTTTGCTTTAGGCAGTGCGATCGCCAATCCCATAGAAGTGACTCAGGCAATTTTGCAGGATTTGCATCAACCCAACCTGGCCAACCATATTCCCAATGCCGGAGATTACTGGATACTGGATACTACTACTTGGGCCACCTTCCGGTTTGCCTATCAGGTGGTTTAG
- a CDS encoding EVE domain-containing protein: protein MPYWLMKSEPEVYSITDLERDRETLWDGVRNYQARNFLRSMQPGDLAFFYHSNATPPGIVGVMEVVQANVVDPTQFDSKSKYYDPKSTPESPRWQTVTVKFVAAFPEMITLDQLRQKFSPDDLWVVRQGNRLSVMPVPEAIAEKILHWTKN from the coding sequence ATGCCCTATTGGTTAATGAAATCTGAACCAGAGGTTTATAGCATTACAGACTTAGAACGCGATCGCGAGACTCTTTGGGATGGAGTTCGCAATTACCAGGCGCGTAACTTTTTACGCTCTATGCAGCCTGGAGATTTAGCGTTCTTTTACCACTCTAATGCCACTCCTCCCGGTATTGTTGGGGTAATGGAAGTAGTGCAAGCGAATGTCGTGGATCCTACCCAATTCGATTCTAAAAGTAAGTACTATGATCCCAAATCCACCCCAGAGTCTCCTCGCTGGCAAACTGTGACGGTCAAGTTTGTAGCAGCATTTCCTGAAATGATTACGCTGGATCAACTACGGCAGAAATTCAGTCCGGATGATCTGTGGGTGGTGCGGCAGGGAAATCGGCTCTCGGTAATGCCTGTGCCAGAGGCGATCGCAGAAAAAATCTTGCACTGGACAAAGAACTGA